The Haliotis asinina isolate JCU_RB_2024 unplaced genomic scaffold, JCU_Hal_asi_v2 scaffold_41, whole genome shotgun sequence genome contains the following window.
GTCCTCTCTTCCCCCACCCTCAAAATAGTATCCTACATCATACAAAATGACTCATATACCATCAGAATAACACAGTATTTCCATTAGTCCCTTTTGGTACTCCATTATATACCAGCAGGTTCTTTCGTTTATGAAATGACTTCATTAATGGACCTTAAGCCAACCATAAATGTATCTAGGTAATATTTCCGAATGGTAGATGTCAGAAGGTGCTTCATCGACCCATTTCAGATATCATTCGGTTCCCTACTCTCGAGAAACTTACCACCTATATCACGAATATCCATCCACCTTGTGTAAAGTCACCTGATAATCATGTACAGCCACAAGAGTTAATCAAGCCTAACAACTCTCAGAATTGTTGTTCCGCAAGGGAAGTCAGTTACTGGGAACTTTCCAACTATGTTGACCCTCCCCAACTTCATTTCGAAGTTTCCTTAATTATTTATCAAATTTATTCTAAGTTTCCAATTTTGAATATCCTGGTTATATAAATACCAGTTGTTAAATAATCTGCGTATTCTTTGAACATTTACTCTTTCACATAAattttgaatgagttgatgcTGATACCATTATATGTTTACATAGATTGTCATGACTTTACATTTTGAGGAAAATAAGAGGCTGTTTATCTTTGTTTTCTTACTTAGTTGGGGTTAACTTAGTACTGTACCTTCAcagtgtctattctagaacTGAAAATCTAGGGGGGATTTGTCGCCCCCTCACAAAAAAGGGAGGGGGGATTTGGAAAATGTAGGGGGGAATGCCTGTATTACTGTCCTCAAAATAGTGGATATGTAACCAGGTGAATAAAGAATaacaaacaatttaaaaaaaaattcaagCTGAATTCTCTTTCTCTAATGATTGAAATGATTACTAACCACTTAAGTAAGAACTGAACTTGATTCCTAAAATTCGCACCTTGAAAACTCTATTTAATGCTTACAAATAATCTGAAATTGGTCCACTTCCTGTCCACTCAAAGTCAAGTTCAGAACTTCTGATTGAAATTGTTACATGTTGAAAGAAAATCTTTGAAAGATTCTCCTTTGCTTTTTGGTCTTGAATTCCTCAAGAGCCTTCCTGGCATCAAAGGTTGAAACAGGTGGGCCCTCGATACTTATTGTCATCAACTCTCTGAGTGCCTTCTCACTCAATTTGTTTCTATGTGATGTTTTTATAATGTTCTGGCTTGAAAAACCACGTTCACAAATTGCAGTCTGAACTGGCAATGTTAATCCAATGCAGGCAAGCTTCAGGAAGTTTGGAAAGAGGTCTTTGTGACAGCTATCATTGATTCTCCATAACTCATGGAATTTGTCTCTTGGATGCTTCTGTTGAATCAGGAGGCGTTTTAACAAATCGAATTCTTGTCTTGCTGACCCTGCATTGATGAGGGCAGGGACGTCACCCTTATGGCTGCCATAATGAGAGATCAACACATCTAGTTTCTCTTTATCATGACTCTGAAGATTTGTTTCAGGAACAAATGACAAGTCCCTGAATGCCAGCACATCAAAAGATGAAATGACTGTAACACTTTCTGAGGGAAATATTGTGTTGAGATTTTCTATCAGCTTCCCAAGAAAGGTTGTCATGGCTGACTTCACAGCTGCCTCctgttgtttgttgtatttCAGTTCATGCCCATAGAGGTGATTGTTATCTGTCAACAGAGACTGGAACTCTTGTGTGTAATGTCCATCATTTTCTTTCAGATACTGAAGTTTATGAACTGTGCTGGCAACCAGTGGTTTCAGTGATGCAACATCCAAACTGTCTTTTTGCATCACTAAATTAAGTTCAGTTATCACTGGTATTACATCCATAAGACTCCAGGTTAGAGCAGCAAACTTGAAGTTAGTGATTGACTTCAAAAGAGATGTAGCTTTTGGATCCTTTGATAGTTCAGTTGATTGAAAATATACAACCAGGCTGTTCCAGGATTTGTACATGGCTTCCAACACATTATAGAAGCTGAACCATCTTATATCATGCATTTCTCTTACTTTGCTGTGAGGCTGATTGAGCAATTCCTGTAGCCTAGCTAGTCTGCTGCTTCTAACTGATGACCCCTTGAAATAATAGAACAGGTTTGTGAGAGTAGATTTGTAGTGTTGCATAAGGTCAATTTTGGCAGCAGATTGGCTTGTACATATTGCAAGTCTGTGTGCAACACAATGGATATTGATGAGAAATGGGGATGATCTTCTGAGCTGTGCTGCTACACCATTAACAGATCGTGTCATAACACTAGCACCATCAGATCCAAAACACAGAATTTGTTTCACATCAGTGTCAAGATCATTGAAAATTGCAAGGAGTTTCTGGGTTATATCGTCTGCGCCTTTTTCACCCAAGTCAAAATTTCCCAGAAAGTGGGACCTGACATTAAAGTCATTGTCAACGAATTTGACATAAACAGTGAGCTTTCCTGTCACTGAGATGTCTGTGTTTTCATCTATCAAAATTGCTACACAATAAGCATCCTTTAAATCTCCAATTATTTGAGCCATGATTGTATTGGCAATTGCTTCCTGAATGTCTTCAGCAAGAGACCGTGACCTGTATGTGGCATTACCCCCAACATCAAGGTTTTTAACACTGGTGCAGCCTTCCTTCTCCAACAATTTTAACAGAGAACCATACTTTTCAATAGCTATGTTTTCCTTGCAAAGCCAGTATACTGTGTCAATAGCCGACTTAACAGCTAATTCCTCATTGGATACTAAATTAGACACAGATGCCTCTATTGTGGTTTGTGACTTCGTCTTGGCTATAAGGGAAAGCTGGTGGTCACTGGTTTGTGCATGTCTAGATAGTGTGGATGTATGAAAGTTATTGCAACCACCACCAGTGAAACTATTGCTCATTTTATTTTGGCCACAATAGTCACATATCATAGCACCAAGCTCATTTTTAGAGAGCCATGGCCATTCTTTCAACCATTTTTTCTGAAAGACacttggtttggtttttttagaGTCGGAGGGACCGGGGTCAGTCTCGGGGTTTTGCTCGCCTTTCGATTCACATATCTCCTTTACGGATAGATCGCTCTGGAGAGACATGGCGGGCACTGTTGCTCTCTCAGTGGTATTTTGTGTAAAAAAGtcagttattttcattcttttgcgtGACATTATTCACGCCAAATTACCACAAACCATTGTAAGAATTTAGTAATCATTTGTCGTCTGCAGCTTCAAGTGATAATATTGTCAAGTGATATATTTCGAAAATGAAGCTAAAACGAacttatgttttaaaaaatatcgacaaaactgtgttttgcagGCGTTATACACATGCACTGTATTTAGAGTTCATAGTCTAAcatcaattaattaattaaacaaATTATAACTTCATTGAAAAATGTTATCTATTTTGGTActgatatgaatggaatttcGTTTCCCAAGTGCCAATAGTTGTTTTAACCGAAGGAGGTTActctgttatgtttacatgttgtcactcAAACTGGACTCTGTGGCCGACTCTGATTTTGAAGTTATTCTTTGTCAGTATAAAGCTTTTTTCGTTTTTCGTATGTTTTTTGAAAGATAGGTAGGGAGCAAATTACTATGCGCGACAGTTCACACTCTGTTGTTTTAATGAGGGGCGATTTGATCGTTATTAGCGCGAATCGCGCAATCATGCATACTAGAGTAGACACTGCTGCATCAACGTAATTCAGTATTTTATCAGCTGATCAATAGCAAAGATGAGTACTAGCTTCTGATCTCATGGTTGAAATTAGTGCAACACCTTGAAAGGTTCCTTTTGTTTTGAAAgttaagtatataaatatttctttgaacagcataaatattattttgtggTTCCTGTAAACTTAGGAATGTTCTCAAAATAATGACATGCCATTTTGTGTATGACATTCATTTAATTACTACTACTTGAACACATGTCATCCTGAACAGTTCAGCAGGATTCATTTAAGAAAATGAAACTCTCTGCTGTCGTAGGCAATACAAAAGCTATCAGGTGTCTGTATGTGGGATATATTATGAACGCTTCACTCACTTTGTGCAGTTGAATCAGTGAGCAATAGGGCtgcaagagttacctcccttgaagaGATCAACACTGTTTCAAATCAAGAGTTGTTGGTGCTGGTAAATTGATCTATGACATATTTATGATAATCTTTTGCCTGATTATATTgttaatatttcagtttttatgCAGAACTCCAACATTAACAGTGTTAGAACTCCTAGCCTATAGCAGGGCtgaacaaattttgaaaacttcagTCACCCTGCAGGGCGAGTACTTTTTTTTTTGTACTCGTCCTGCAAGATTTTCACTCGTCCtactttttaaatgaaataatctGCAATCTCACCATGATCATGATGTGTTTTCTTGAATAAAAGACATTGATTCCTATAGATTGTGTTATTGTCTTTTATATAGTCAGTGAACAAACATTATTCTATACCTTCTGGCTAGGATCCAAATGGAAGTTCAAGTATTaaaaatgacaacagatgtgtgAGGTAAATGGTTTTTAATTGTCATGAAATTACATCACTGTAGTGACACTGGGATTGAACCAACATAAAACTAGAGCAGTTgtaaattaaaaataaacataaattaaaatacttgaataaaatcaacaaaaagcACTGAGAATGTTCCACTTGAAGTTGTGTACTTAAATGGCACTGACTAGAAAAATGGACTGGACTTGAGTACTAACTAATAACTTTCATTTTCCTCAGTTATTCAATTTCAATCGTGAATCTCATCAACAGGGGTGACGGTCTCTTCAGACACAGTGACCTTTTCTGGCTTTGGTTCTGGACATTTATGTCCATGTACATGTCTACTGCCTTTTCCACAATGAAGCCAGTTGATTATTGACTTCTGGGGTTCAAATTCTTCAAATGATGGTCCATCTATGTTTATCCGCAACAAGTTACTCAATGTATCTTGGTTCATGGAAGTTTTCAGATTTGTTTTCAGCCTATTCATCCGACTAAAGCCTCTCTCACAGTCAGCTGTGCTTGGTGATACTGTCAGCATGATGTTAACTATAGAAAAG
Protein-coding sequences here:
- the LOC137270126 gene encoding zinc finger protein 862-like, which codes for MSLQSDLSVKEICESKGEQNPETDPGPSDSKKTKPSVFQKKWLKEWPWLSKNELGAMICDYCGQNKMSNSFTGGGCNNFHTSTLSRHAQTSDHQLSLIAKTKSQTTIEASVSNLVSNEELAVKSAIDTVYWLCKENIAIEKYGSLLKLLEKEGCTSVKNLDVGGNATYRSRSLAEDIQEAIANTIMAQIIGDLKDAYCVAILIDENTDISVTGKLTVYVKFVDNDFNVRSHFLGNFDLGEKGADDITQKLLAIFNDLDTDVKQILCFGSDGASVMTRSVNGVAAQLRRSSPFLINIHCVAHRLAICTSQSAAKIDLMQHYKSTLTNLFYYFKGSSVRSSRLARLQELLNQPHSKVREMHDIRWFSFYNVLEAMYKSWNSLVVYFQSTELSKDPKATSLLKSITNFKFAALTWSLMDVIPVITELNLVMQKDSLDVASLKPLVASTVHKLQYLKENDGHYTQEFQSLLTDNNHLYGHELKYNKQQEAAVKSAMTTFLGKLIENLNTIFPSESVTVISSFDVLAFRDLSFVPETNLQSHDKEKLDVLISHYGSHKGDVPALINAGSARQEFDLLKRLLIQQKHPRDKFHELWRINDSCHKDLFPNFLKLACIGLTLPVQTAICERGFSSQNIIKTSHRNKLSEKALRELMTISIEGPPVSTFDARKALEEFKTKKQRRIFQRFSFNM